The Streptomyces taklimakanensis nucleotide sequence GGACCGCGCCGGGTGTGGGCCGGTCGGCCCATCGGCACCGGCCCGTCCGCCCTGCGGCTCCGGTGCCGCCCGTGGTGTCATGGTGGCGGACCGCGGAGGCGGCCACCGGGCGCGGAGGAGCGGAGCGAGACCGCGCACCGCGCGATCGGAACCCGTGAGACACGGGTGGCCTCCGACGGTCCGCGCGCCCGGCGTGGCCCCCCCCCGTACGCCGGGCGCCTCCACGCGGTCCGGCGGGCCCGCTCCCCCCTTCACCCGCCCCCGCCGTCCGGTCCCGGCGGACATGTTCCGCACGTGCCGTTTTCTCCGCGTTTCCCGGGAAACCCGAAGGTCCGAACGTCACGACCCGGAGGATGGTGAACCGATGGCAACCGGAGAGACCGGATTCAGCGACGTCGTCTACGACCTGATCTCGGTGCAGTACCACGCGCTGAAGGCCGGACACGACTACGGGCAGTACGTCCGCGACGCCGAGAACGCCGGCAAGCAGGAGATCGCCGACTTCTTCCGCAAGGTGATGGAGGAGGACTCCCGCCGCGCCGCCCAGTGCCACACGTACCTGGCGCAGCTTTCCGGCACCGAGGACGCGGGCCCGGCCGTTCAGTAGGGCCCGCGGGAACGCCCCACGGGAAACGGCTCCCACCCCCGGCCGCGCGGATCCCCGCGCGGCCGTCACCATGGGGACATGTCCCGACGTCGATCACGCCCGCGACCGGCCGCACCGGCCCCCACCGCCACCGATCCGGCCGCCCCCTGCCCCTGCGGCCTGTCCGCCCCCTACGGCGAGTGCTGCGCCCGGTACCACCGGGGCCCCTCCCCCGCCCCCACCGCCGAGGCGCTGATGCGCTCCCGCTACAGCGCCTTCGCCGTGCGCGACCGGGGATACCTGCTGCGCACCTGGCACCCCGACACCCGGCCCACCCGTCTGGACCTCGATCCGCACGTACGGTGGCGACGGTTGGAGATCCTCTCCACCACCGGCGGAAGCCCCTTCCACACCGAGGGGACCGTCGCCTTCCGCGCCCACTACACCGAACGAGGACGCCCCGGGGCCCCGGAGGTCCTGGAGGAACACAGCCGCTTCGCGCGCCACGAGGGCGCGTGGGTCTACCTCGACGCGCTCGGCGCGTCCGACACCGGCGGGGACGCCTCCGACGCGGGACGGCGGGAGCGGCCCGCGCGGCGGTAGAAGTCGCGCGACCGGCTCCCGCACGACCGGAAACGAGTATGGTCGGCGGAGGACCATCCGTGAGCGGCCGCACACCGTGTGACGCGATCCGCGGCGGGTGCCGTCCCGGCCCCGGAACCCGGCGCGGCTCGCGCCCCGGCGGCCTTCCGTGTCCCTCCGCACGGGGGAGGGCGAGGAGGAACAGGAGGGGGAGATGGCGATCCGTTCCGACCGGGAACCGCCGTTCCACCGCCCGGCCGCCGGGCCCGCGCGGTCCCTGGGCCCGTGGGACGACGCGCGGGTGAGCCCTCCGGGCGGGGAGGGGCACGGAGCCGGACACGGAACCGACCCCGCCGCCGGTTCCGTCGCGCTCCCCGAAGCGGGGGGAGGGTTCCTGAGCGGGCAGCGCGGGCCACGTGCCGTCTCCCTGATCCTGACCACGGGAACCATCGGCTCCGCCCTGGCCGGCCTGCTGTTGGCCTCCGGCGTCCTGACGCCCGCCTCCGGCGGCCGACCCGCCGGCCTG carries:
- a CDS encoding YchJ family protein, with amino-acid sequence MSRRRSRPRPAAPAPTATDPAAPCPCGLSAPYGECCARYHRGPSPAPTAEALMRSRYSAFAVRDRGYLLRTWHPDTRPTRLDLDPHVRWRRLEILSTTGGSPFHTEGTVAFRAHYTERGRPGAPEVLEEHSRFARHEGAWVYLDALGASDTGGDASDAGRRERPARR
- a CDS encoding acyl carrier protein; the protein is MATGETGFSDVVYDLISVQYHALKAGHDYGQYVRDAENAGKQEIADFFRKVMEEDSRRAAQCHTYLAQLSGTEDAGPAVQ